DNA sequence from the Drosophila sechellia strain sech25 chromosome 3L, ASM438219v1, whole genome shotgun sequence genome:
gcgtggccctgGATCGCACTCCTCGGATATGATGATCCCTCCGGATCGCCGTTCAAGTGCGGAGGAACCCTAATCACCGCCAGGCACGTGCTCACCGCGGCCCACTGCATCAGGCAGGATCTGTAAGCAAAAACTCCTTTGCTATAGGATTTTAATTCTAATATGAGTCACTTTTCTAAGGCAATTTGTCCGTTTGGGAGAACATGATCTGTCCACGGACACGGAGACTGCCCATGTGGACATTAACATAGCAAGGGTGAGCCAATCAATCGAGCATTTTAAATGGAACAGCTTACTCACAACCTCCTGCCCCTTTTCAGTACGTATCCCATCCGGACTACAATCGCCAGAATGGACGCAGTGACATGGCCATCCTTTACCTGGAGCGAAACGTGGAGTTCACCAGCAAGATCGCTCCCATCTGCCTGCCGCACACGGCCAATCTGCGCCAGAAATCCTACGTGGGCTACATGCCGTTCGTCGCCGGGTGGGGAAAGACGGTGGAGGGCGGTCAGTCCTCCCAGGTGCTTAATGAGCTCCAGATCCCCATCTACGAGAACGATGTGTGCGCGCGGAGTTACGCGAAGGAGAAGCGCTACTTCTCAGCGGATCAGTTCGACAAGGCCGTACTCTGCGCCGGAGTCCTGTCCGGTGGCAAGGATACGTGCCAGGGCGACTCCGGTGGCCCGCTAATGCTGCCAGAGCAGTATCAAGGCCAACTACGGTTCTATCTGATTGGCGTGGTGTCCTACGGCATCGGTTGTGCCCGACCAAATGTGCCTGGAGTTTACTCCAGCACACAGTACTTCATGGACTGGATCATCCAACAGGTCCGGGACACACCCTGATTTGCCATCGCCCTCGTGCTTCACCTAGCTCATAAGATCCCTAACTTAAAGCAAACCCATAACCAACCGAAAACTTGTTCAATGAGAACAAAACGATTGATTTAAGATTCATTATGATATTAAACGCTTCAATACGATTTTATAATCCTTAACGTTGataatatacatttaaatttatttcacaTTTATTACTACTATGTAGTAACTAGTAACTTTGATCGCTATATGTTGTATGTACATTGTGATGTAATATCAGTACTTTTTGAGTGCAAATATTGACACTTCTTGCTTTGTTCTCAGGACGTCTAATCCCTGTGCCCGATGCCTGAGGGCAGAAggattcctttttttttttgggtcacAGCATCTTATGCAAATCGAGCGCAAGACGCCCATCAATCATTCTGGTAATGATCACGTCTTGGGCGAACCCGCAGAAGGGACAGAAGGGGCTAGGGGTGCACATATGTAAATGCGGGGTAAGAAGGCAGCCTGCGATCCTGGACATGAGCTGCATTGTAATTGCTGCGGCAGCCACAAGCGGATTTGCATAACTCAGGAGGGGATGGAATGCCCCTGGTATCGCATGGGCGCCATCTACTGGAGGGGAACAATGGGTTGCCTTCCCCAATCTTCCCTCTTGCTTTCTTTTCTCCGGCGGCAGATGAACAAATCAAACGTTGGAGTACAAAAGCACGACGAATCCTTTTTGAAGTCAGAACGCCTCCCGCGCATTTGTGGCCATGTGGTCTGGTTTCCCTTCAGATTCAAATCGCATCTGGCAGATGATTTATTTCGAAGAAAGAGTTCATTAAACTGCATTCCCTTGAACTATTCTATCCTGTACTCCTTACAATCAAGATGCAATCACAAGAGCGAAAGTATATCGTTCTAAGATCCTCATCCATccgatcatcatcatcatcaataaTGCCAACAAAATTTGCATGCCCCGCGATTTTTGCACCAAATTTGCATACCTAAGCCCATGCCACAAGGGTGTTAATTTGCTCATTACCCGATCCCTTAGATCGCACATCTTCATCGCCAATCTAAAAGATATTTTTGCAAGGGTTCGCAAGGATCTCAGGGAGGTTCGCCAGGATATTGCCTTTTTGCGGCGTCAAGAGGCGAACAAAGGAATTGCCCACAATCGCAAATGTAAACACGATCCGTCAATTTCAATGGGTGCAATTGTGATCTATGATCTCGATGATCAATGAGGGCAATTGTCAGGCATTGTGTCTTTATCTCTTCTAAttaatatgtttatattgATTCAATTGGTAATATAATGTTAGAAAAACCTTCTTTCAAAATTACACAGATATGAAACAAATTAGCTTTTTACTTTTAAACATTATTATAACTTTTTATTGATagataaataatgattttattacaGTGTTTTAGACACAATAGATCACAGAGACTACAAACTAATCGTTGACTTAAAGCTCCTTAAATCAAGTTATGTTGTAGACGAAACTAATCTAGTTGAATTGCACTGGAATCAAAACGATTTGGGTGTGGGTAACCCAATCTGGCACTACGAATGGCATCCATTCAATCTTCTCCAGAACTATGCCTCCGGTGAAGGCGCACTCCTCTTGAGGGCAAGCACCTCGTTCAGGGCGGGACTGAGTGCCAGGGCGGGATTGGCCACTGCGATGATGTTGTCACCCGCCGCGGAGATGACCTGGACTCCACTGAGAGCTGCGCCCGAGGATGTGCCACTCAGATCCACCGATTCCCGTGGCGGCGACGAGGTCTCCATCTGGCGGGAGACGGGCGATCGCTCACCTTCCATTCCATTGCATGGCGTCTGTGGAGGATTAAATGGTTTTCTCTTATTCTTGGGCCTTTCCCGGGGAGCGGAATGCCCTCGTAGAGCTCCAACACATACTCACTGGCATGGTCGGCGAGCTGGAGTTGCTGAACGAGAAGCGCGAATCGTTGTCCTCATAGTCAGCCGCCTTGCTGAGTctggaaatgaaatgaaatatcataaactaatgtttagcttatatatatatatatatatataaatttaaaactaatttGTAGTTTTGACTCACGAGAACTTGGCAATTTCCGAAAGATCGAATGGCGGCTTGGCGAACTTTTGGTACATGGCGAACAGATTGTAGCGCGAATCCTCGACAGCTTCCTTTATTTTTGGGTTGGATTTATCAACAAGATCGGGGATTAGAGACTCTCAGTCGCATTTCAATGGAACCAAATGGAAGCTAAGCGAGGCAAGAGGCAGTTGCGTGGAAAGAGTTTTTTGGAGGCCAAGGAAGAAGACACGTGGATCGTTGGTTTTGGCAATTTTGTaggatttatttattgactCGTAAGTGGGAAAAGCTACAAGAATATATTGCAAAACGACTACTGACTAAATAACTTGGGATTATATCTAATAAGATTCAATTGATATGGGTTagttattaaattataaaggATTAGCATAGGTTAATCTaataaactttcaagcaaCAAATACTAGCAACTCAACAGTAAAAACTACAAAAACTCAACCATTTACGAATATATATTAGTTCATGCTAATAAAGCTAGAGGATTAGGATTAAAGAATTGAATAAATTAGTGATTTAGTTATTTTCAAAGGTCTTTAAGACCAAATTGACTACACAGACTATATTGGTTATAGTCAGTTTTTAACTAGAAGATTAGAAGTAAGATTTATCAAGTCTACGGCAAAAATACTGTAGTGTGAACTTGGATCCCTCTCCACAGGTCGGGATATTCTGAGAAGAACCTCTCGACCAGGACTAGTAATTGTGTTCTGGCGTTCGCGAAAGCTGCAAGGCAATTTTTTGGGTTATCAGGGAGCTCCTCCGTCCGGAGGACTCTGAAGCGAAGCTGAAGCACTGCACCGGGCACCGGACCTAAAGCTCTACGGTATCTAGCTTCCTTACCCGGTTCAAGTCGAGCGGCAGCTGGGCAGCCTCCGTGGAGGAGAGTCGCTGTCGCTTGGAAGGCACGGCGGAGTCACTGGACTCGCAGTCCGTGTCGCCAGGAGCCCGTCCTCCGCCCGATCCCGCTCCCTGCGACGGCAGCTGGGTGAGCAGACCACCGTACCGGGCAATGCTGGCCGAGTGGCCGAACCCAGCATCCTTGACAATCTGCCGGGCCAGGGGGAACAGCTCATCCCGGCGGGTCAGCAACCAGATGGTCTGGGGATTACGACACAGCTGGGCCGCCGCCTCATTGACGCACACCTCGTGCAAGGTCAGCGGCTTCTCCGGCCGCCTTTTGCAATCGAAACGGCCGTAGATGGCCGAGTACTTACGAATCTCGTCCATGCGCCGCGGATCCTGTTCCCCCATGGCGATCACCTGCTCCAGTTCCCGGGTGGTTCGCTTTCTCGTGGTCTGGGCGCGCGGTTCCCTCTGGGGCAGCTGCCTGCCAATCTTATCCGCACACATTGTTATCCGCTGGATCTGCGCTTCGGTCAGAACAGGTGTGAGCTGGGGCGAACTGGAGGATACCTGGTGGGCGGTGTTCGCCGGGAGGGTACTGTTCGCCGAGGGATGCGGACTGCTCGTCAACGGGTTGGGGGGCAGGACCAGGGGCAAGGGCACCGAAGGAGCTGAGGGACAGGTGATCTGGGTAGCCAAGGGGCCAGCGGGAGCGGAAACCGTGGCGGAAGCGGGGAGGGGAGCTGGGGGAACCGGCGAGGGCACAAAGGAGGAGCCAGAGGGATTGAACGAAGGAAACTTCTGGCGGGGCAGAGCGGGCGTGGTGTCCGCATTGAAGATCAATGCCGGTTTCGGTGGCGTATCGCAGAGACCTGCAAGTAACATGGTATTAGCAAAGTGGTTTTAGAGGAGGAAGTTCATCAAATCAACTATATGTATCCCAAGTCTCATTTTCCTTATTTCAAATTGGTTAAACTTACCCAGATGCGGCATCATGGGTCCCTGGAAGAGACCCGGATTGTTGGCCCACTCGTGCAGCGCCTTCTGCAGCCGGCGGACGTGGAGCGGCTTAGAGGCCATGCCCACCAGGGCCATGATCTCGAGGAACTCCTCCTCGCCGGCGTCGTACAGCTGCTGCACATCATCACCGCCCATTTCCAGCAGTGTGTCATAGTAGGCCAGCAGACTGGCCCTCTGGAGTACCCGGTACAGCTGCACCTCCGCCTCGTTGCCCGGTCGCGATGTGGTGATCACTGGAAGATACAAGCAGCGTATGCATAAGAACTGGCTTAAAGAAGTTCCAGcaaaaaatgatatttattaaGTTCTGGCCTGCGACGTTCTCACAATGCTACGAGCCTAtaagaaaaaaattttaattaaattcgctTTTTcttacccaaaaaaaaaaaaaactcgacGGACGTCTGGACCCTAACCCTTTTTTCGTAGAGGCTGagcagagcaaaaaaaaaaaaaaactcgaaAGCACACAAAAAGGATGAGGCAAGAGCTGG
Encoded proteins:
- the LOC6610726 gene encoding venom protease isoform X2, whose translation is MKSMCCVSAVITLLPLVLLPPPTGAQFNQRRQERPRNPFFPSEPTFIGPQPPPEVPDNPFLIPTPRTTTTTTTTTTTTPAPIPETSAAPLIEPRGTVCRGPDTKPGNCVEIKECASLLNELRSRSQDATFANFLRASNAVCQNKGTQVCCPTGQGITHTTPAPSQIIPENTDEIPRRLLNVEEGCGSTVGYYKKIVGGEVSRKGAWPWIALLGYDDPSGSPFKCGGTLITARHVLTAAHCIRQDLQFVRLGEHDLSTDTETAHVDINIARYVSHPDYNRQNGRSDMAILYLERNVEFTSKIAPICLPHTANLRQKSYVGYMPFVAGWGKTVEGGQSSQVLNELQIPIYENDVCARSYAKEKRYFSADQFDKAVLCAGVLSGGKDTCQGDSGGPLMLPEQYQGQLRFYLIGVVSYGIGCARPNVPGVYSSTQYFMDWIIQQVRDTP
- the LOC6610727 gene encoding NGFI-A-binding protein homolog isoform X1, whose product is MHFVLVLCVCAWFLIAFRANRVNLIRHRLPTSFIAMDASSNPTTPTTAVATTTSTSSPSPAASTSSKGHSQSASASASASATQSQLLTTSLEMPKTEDLYNLSVASGLSEGQRSLSGAPSASSSPIMSPQGKIFGRNANGTMITTSRPGNEAEVQLYRVLQRASLLAYYDTLLEMGGDDVQQLYDAGEEEFLEIMALVGMASKPLHVRRLQKALHEWANNPGLFQGPMMPHLGLCDTPPKPALIFNADTTPALPRQKFPSFNPSGSSFVPSPVPPAPLPASATVSAPAGPLATQITCPSAPSVPLPLVLPPNPLTSSPHPSANSTLPANTAHQVSSSSPQLTPVLTEAQIQRITMCADKIGRQLPQREPRAQTTRKRTTRELEQVIAMGEQDPRRMDEIRKYSAIYGRFDCKRRPEKPLTLHEVCVNEAAAQLCRNPQTIWLLTRRDELFPLARQIVKDAGFGHSASIARYGGLLTQLPSQGAGSGGGRAPGDTDCESSDSAVPSKRQRLSSTEAAQLPLDLNREAVEDSRYNLFAMYQKFAKPPFDLSEIAKFSLSKAADYEDNDSRFSFSNSSSPTMPTPCNGMEGERSPVSRQMETSSPPRESVDLSGTSSGAALSGVQVISAAGDNIIAVANPALALSPALNEVLALKRSAPSPEA
- the LOC6610727 gene encoding NGFI-A-binding protein homolog isoform X2, whose amino-acid sequence is MHFVLVLCVCAWFLIAFRANRVNLIRHRLPTSFIAMDASSNPTTPTTAVATTTSTSSPSPAASTSSKGHSQSASASASASATQSQLLTTSLEMPKTEDLYNLSVASGLSEGQRSLSGAPSASSSPIMSPQGKIFGRNANGTMITTSRPGNEAEVQLYRVLQRASLLAYYDTLLEMGGDDVQQLYDAGEEEFLEIMALVGMASKPLHVRRLQKALHEWANNPGLFQGPMMPHLGLCDTPPKPALIFNADTTPALPRQKFPSFNPSGSSFVPSPVPPAPLPASATVSAPAGPLATQITCPSAPSVPLPLVLPPNPLTSSPHPSANSTLPANTAHQVSSSSPQLTPVLTEAQIQRITMCADKIGRQLPQREPRAQTTRKRTTRELEQVIAMGEQDPRRMDEIRKYSAIYGRFDCKRRPEKPLTLHEVCVNEAAAQLCRNPQTIWLLTRRDELFPLARQIVKDAGFGHSASIARYGGLLTQLPSQGAGSGGGRAPGDTDCESSDSAVPSKRQRLSSTEAAQLPLDLNREAVEDSRYNLFAMYQKFAKPPFDLSEIAKFSLSKAADYEDNDSRFSFSNSSSPTMPVNAMQWNGR